A stretch of DNA from Desulfosarcina ovata subsp. ovata:
CAACCACTATACATATTTTTGTTCTTCTTCGCAAGCTGAACCTTTGAAAAACAGCAATTCTCGATGAATGATTGGACTTTCGTTGAAAGTCAAATAGCGACTGCAAATTGATGGGATTGGTCCACTTAAGCATCGTCCTTGTGGTAGCGAATCAGCCCCTCCTGGGCCACGGAGGCCACCAGAACACCCTCCCTGGTAAAAAAACGGCCAACGGTCAGGCCCCTGGCCCCAGACGCACTGGGGCTGTTCATTTCGAAAAGCATCCAGTTGTCCATACGGAAATCCCGGTGAAACCACATGGCGTGATCCAGGCTGGCCGTCTGAATCTCGGGATTCCAGACGGTGTGGCCATGGGGACGCAGGGAGGTGGGGACCATGCCGAAATCCGAGGCGTAGGCCAGCATGTACTGGTGCACGGCCGGATCGTCGGGCATGGGACCGATGGCCCGGAACCAGAACGCGCAACTTGGCGCCTTTTTTTCCGGACGCGATGGGTCGATCGGATCAATGGGCCGGAGCTCAATGGGTTTGTCACAGAGAACTTTCTCACGGATGCCCGGGGGCAAATGGTCGCCCAGCCGCCGGGCCATCTCGATATCCGGTTCCAGCCCCGTCGGCCCCTGCACATCGGGCATTTTTTTCTGGTGGCCGAACCCGGGTTCAACGATCTGATACGATGCGGACATGAAAAAAATGGCATGGCCTTTCTGAACGGCCACCACCCGGCGAGTGGTGAAGCTTTTACCGTCCCGAATACAGTCCACCGTATAGACGATTGGCTTGGTTGCATCCCCGGGACGCATAAAATAGGCATGCAGGCTATGGGTATGACGGTCGGCGGGAACGGTCTGGGAAGCGGCCGACAGCGCTTGACCCAAAATCTGGCCACCAAACACGGCTCTATAGCCCAGGTCCTGGCTCTGCCCCCGGAAAATATTTTCTTCGATTTTCTCCAGTTTCAACAATTGCAACAGTTCTTCAAGAACGTTTTTCTCAACACAAACAGACATAACCGATCTCTTTTCATAACAAGTAAGCGTTTTCAAAATGGCGTTGACAACCTTCGCGCTCATGAGGATGACTGATGAGGCTGATGCTCTTATAGTCCCCATGGCCAATATCCTTCAACCCTTTTAAAACCAAAACCAAGGAGGACATGCATGCCGGCAGCGAAAAATGCAACGGAAATTTTCAAATATAATGAGAGCTCTGTTTCATCCATCAGGCAGCTTTTTGCCATCCGATCGTTGTTTCCTTGACAGCCAATATTTTTTTGCCACCTTTCCGCCAGCCTTAACCATTCACTACAGCAAGAGAATCGGCGGCACCATCCTTTGTGGCATGGATAAAAAAGGCTAATCGGTTCTGTATATTAACATCACTGTTGCCTGCATCCATGTCCAAGGTGAGAAAATTTAAATCCGGAAAGAGATCTGCTACTTTTTTGGAAATACCCTTGGCCACAATATGGTTGGCAATGCATCCAAACGGCTGAAGGCTGATAATATTCCGGATTCCGGATTCCGCCATGGTAACGATCTCACCGGGCAGCAACCACCCCTCTCCGGCCTGGTTGGAAAGGCTAACGATTTTTTCTGCTTTTTTTGAGAGTTCAACGATGGGTTGAATCGGTTCCAAGGCAAACCTGAAAGACGACATCAGGTTGTTGACGTACCGAATTTTAGCATCAACCCGCCTTTGCACGAAAGCCAAACTCCATCTGTCCAAACTGAGAGATGACTGAATGTGATGGACCTGATTAAACGGGATATTGACAAACGTCTGAAGAAAAAAAGTAATCAGTGGCGGAACGATGACCTGGATGCCTTCACGCGTCAATCGCTCAACAATATTTCCATTGCTAAACGGATTGTATTTTACATATATTTCACCGACCAGACCCACTTTGGGATAGCTGCCGGCATACGTTTTAATCCTGTTGAAATCACCAATCGCCTTTTTCAAAATATCATCACCGTCTTTAAGGGTCCATCGGCCGATATGATTGCGGGCCTGGTCAAAATGCTTTTTCAGCACCGCCAGGGAATCCCCCCTTGTGATCTCCCTGACAGCCGTGGCATGATACATTCGGATGAGCTGATCGACCACCAGGAGGATTGAGAATATCAAGCTGATCACTCTAGGCCTGTTAACGGAAAAGCCGGGCTGGATGTTTGCACTCTTTGTGCTGAAGGATGCGGCCACAACCGGAATGTTATCGTATCCCGCCAGCAAAAGGGCCTTTTTCAAGAGTGACACGTAGTTTGTCGCTCGGCATTGTCCACCTGTTTCGGTAAGTGCCACCGCCGTTTCATTTAAACGATAGTTTCCGCTTTTCAACGCTTTGATAATATCGCCGATCGTCACTATGGCCGGATAACACGCGTCGTTATTGACGTACTTTAGCCCCAGTTTTACCGAGTTTGTATCTGACGGTGGAAGAACCTCCAGCGGATATCCCATTAGCGAAAAAGCGGATTGTATAAAAATCGAATAAAACGGAGAAAAGTTTGGCACTAACACCTTGCGATGCCTGTCTTTTTTATTGAACGCCGGCAACTTGTGGCGACAGGCCGGGACCGTTGGTTTTAAGGCTTCCGAGCGTGATTCCACCAAGGATCGAATGCGCAACTTCGCCGAACCAATGCTGGTGACTTCGTCAATTTTCAAAATAGTGGGCGTTTTTCCATATGTCTTGAGAATGGCTTTCACTTCATCGATCACAATGGCATCCGGCCCGCATCCGAATGAGTTGAGTTGTAGAAATTCCGCATGGGGCTCTTTGCCGGTCCAATGGGCGGCGCGGTAAAGCCGGTTGGAATATTCCCATTGATCGGCGACTTCCAGTGAATCGGGTAGAACAATATTGTCAAGTGGCAGAGCATCTTCTGTCAACACATGAATCCCCATTCGGCTGATCAAATCGGGGATGTCATGATTAATTGCCGGATCGACATGATAGGGACGTCCGGCAAGGACCACCATCAATTCTTTATGGGCCCTTGCTTTTTCAATGGTTTTTCGGCCTGCTTCCTGAAGCGTCTTTTTAAAATCATTCATCGCCTGCAACGCCCTGGAAAAGGCCTGTTGAAATTTTAATTCAGTGACATGGAAAC
This window harbors:
- the tesB gene encoding acyl-CoA thioesterase II is translated as MSVCVEKNVLEELLQLLKLEKIEENIFRGQSQDLGYRAVFGGQILGQALSAASQTVPADRHTHSLHAYFMRPGDATKPIVYTVDCIRDGKSFTTRRVVAVQKGHAIFFMSASYQIVEPGFGHQKKMPDVQGPTGLEPDIEMARRLGDHLPPGIREKVLCDKPIELRPIDPIDPSRPEKKAPSCAFWFRAIGPMPDDPAVHQYMLAYASDFGMVPTSLRPHGHTVWNPEIQTASLDHAMWFHRDFRMDNWMLFEMNSPSASGARGLTVGRFFTREGVLVASVAQEGLIRYHKDDA